Proteins encoded by one window of Vibrio panuliri:
- a CDS encoding type IV pilus biogenesis protein PilM: MNIQSLIGKFSASNSTENSLQVVVQPNALYFSKWNGGTLPQKISFESGDWQDHLLDALAQAGVSDSAIDLVINSNLYQNYQIDKPNVPQEELSLTLPFLLKDLISEKVTEIVADAIPLPTSNKLHVYVIAKSALLGFVSKLSKLKLTLGRVLVEDDIWPLVCADTERFVLLQQSKGAAYKVSAFVDSRCVFQRTIRGITPPLTGVATSGLQLDGIALELQRSIDYLSSQLRGATLHHMKVCCDEDNDEELAQALDERLSVKVAPLSNVKVDSGELLAQFANQDNSAAINLYPKHLKPKVERFTLNNVMIGCGGLALLIGIISAYSTWQNSQLENELQVAQSQETEFNQQLASLNQRIVKHRPSPEKVHAVERLKEEIQSKQDSLAAVSKYDGQQQVGYSGVMQSLAQLGRNDISLSSIRMDADNLDIKGLARDPQAIPNWVNQFKSEINLVGRSFEKLKIARNEQDILTFELRTKEEVKE; the protein is encoded by the coding sequence ATGAACATTCAATCTCTAATAGGAAAGTTTAGTGCTAGCAACAGCACTGAAAATAGTTTGCAAGTGGTTGTTCAGCCGAATGCACTCTACTTCTCTAAATGGAATGGTGGCACTCTACCTCAGAAAATTTCTTTCGAATCCGGTGATTGGCAGGATCATTTGCTGGATGCGTTGGCACAGGCTGGGGTAAGTGACAGCGCGATAGACCTAGTTATAAACTCCAACCTTTATCAAAACTATCAGATAGATAAGCCAAATGTTCCCCAAGAGGAACTGAGCCTCACTCTGCCATTCCTACTTAAAGATTTGATCAGTGAAAAAGTTACTGAGATCGTAGCAGATGCCATTCCGCTACCGACCAGTAATAAGCTGCATGTTTATGTTATCGCTAAGTCTGCGCTTTTAGGGTTTGTCAGCAAATTAAGCAAGCTTAAATTGACGCTTGGTCGAGTGCTTGTTGAAGATGATATTTGGCCTTTGGTTTGTGCTGATACTGAACGTTTTGTTTTATTGCAGCAGAGTAAAGGCGCGGCTTATAAGGTCAGTGCATTTGTCGACTCACGCTGTGTATTTCAGCGAACTATTCGTGGTATCACTCCTCCACTGACTGGCGTTGCTACGAGCGGACTGCAACTTGATGGTATCGCACTCGAACTGCAGCGCTCGATAGATTATTTGTCTTCTCAATTACGTGGTGCAACCTTGCATCATATGAAAGTCTGTTGTGATGAAGACAATGATGAGGAACTCGCACAAGCCCTTGATGAGCGCCTCAGCGTTAAAGTTGCTCCATTATCTAATGTGAAAGTTGATTCGGGTGAGTTGTTGGCGCAGTTTGCCAATCAAGACAACAGCGCCGCGATTAATCTTTACCCAAAACACCTTAAACCAAAAGTTGAACGATTCACGCTAAATAATGTGATGATCGGTTGCGGTGGGTTAGCTCTATTAATTGGCATCATATCGGCTTACTCGACTTGGCAAAACAGTCAATTGGAAAATGAGCTACAGGTCGCTCAGTCGCAAGAAACAGAATTCAATCAACAGCTTGCTAGTTTGAATCAGCGTATAGTTAAGCATCGCCCCTCACCGGAAAAAGTACATGCCGTAGAGAGGCTTAAAGAAGAGATTCAATCTAAGCAAGACTCTTTGGCTGCAGTATCAAAATACGATGGTCAACAGCAAGTTGGGTATTCCGGCGTAATGCAGTCGTTAGCGCAGTTAGGTCGCAACGACATTTCGTTAAGCTCAATCCGTATGGACGCGGATAATCTTGATATTAAAGGTTTAGCTCGAGATCCTCAGGCAATACCAAACTGGGTTAATCAGTTTAAGAGTGAAATCAATCTCGTTGGACGCTCATTTGAGAAACTAAAAATTGCTCGTAATGAGCAAGATATCCTTACTTTTGAGTTGCGCACCAAAGAAGAGGTAAAAGAGTGA
- the gspM gene encoding type II secretion system protein GspM: protein MRAHWQKWGDGFAKLSQREKWLLTLCLVVVMVIGMFTLLLEPALNTNQSLKQQIATTKQNNQRLDKQISALTAKLKKDPDQDINIEYKRLLTESQSLSELLAKVIEDLISPSQMAKLLEDVLAGTKGLHLVSLESMRAEPIVSGHASENYAGYYLHPVRLELTGNYFAILQYLETLESLPVNYYWRSFYYQVDAYPKARLVLEVYTLGTRQEFIGG, encoded by the coding sequence ATGAGAGCACATTGGCAGAAGTGGGGAGACGGTTTTGCAAAGTTAAGTCAGCGAGAAAAGTGGTTGCTGACGCTGTGTCTTGTCGTCGTGATGGTGATAGGTATGTTTACCTTGTTGCTGGAGCCCGCACTGAATACAAATCAGTCTCTTAAACAACAAATTGCGACGACTAAACAGAATAATCAGCGCCTTGATAAGCAAATTTCTGCGCTGACCGCAAAACTCAAAAAAGATCCAGATCAGGACATTAATATCGAGTACAAGAGATTACTAACGGAAAGCCAGTCACTGTCTGAATTGTTGGCCAAAGTAATCGAAGATCTTATTTCACCTAGTCAAATGGCTAAGTTACTTGAAGATGTGCTTGCGGGTACGAAAGGTTTGCACTTGGTTTCGTTAGAATCGATGAGAGCAGAACCGATTGTGAGCGGTCACGCCTCGGAAAATTATGCGGGTTATTACCTTCACCCTGTGCGCTTAGAGCTGACGGGGAATTATTTTGCCATTCTTCAGTATTTAGAAACGTTGGAGTCATTGCCAGTCAACTACTATTGGCGCAGTTTTTATTACCAAGTGGATGCTTACCCTAAAGCGCGATTGGTGTTAGAGGTTTACACGCTTGGTACTAGACAGGAGTTTATCGGTGGTTAA
- the mshL gene encoding pilus (MSHA type) biogenesis protein MshL: MRKVVLAISLASLAGCSMGHRDPVEAKGALNEAINQSNSHALEQLPASVEADLMPDLDGMAIEQNKTVKRFRVKANGVDARAFFASLVKGTEYSAAIHPEVSGKITVNLSDVTLDEVLAVVSDMYGYDVQMVGKVIQVYPAGLRTVTIPVDYLQFKRAGRSLTSITTGTITNNDNSSNNNSSNSSSSSSSSSSNSSSNSRSSTASGGTEIETTSESDFWPQLQMAVAQLIGSGSGQSVVVTPQASVITIRAYPDEIRQVREFLGVSQQRMHRQVILEAKILEVTLSDGYQQGINWSKAFTSNGTKYTIGQGSTALDNGSAPALPGLDTIGTLLGGQTNLVISSGSFDAVISFMATQGDLNVLSSPRVTASNNQKAVIKVGTDEYFVTDLSSVVGSGDNSEPSPEVELTPFFSGISLDVTPQIDDQGNVLLHVHPAVIEVNEQVKEIGFGGNKITLPLASSSIRESDSVIRAQDGDVVVIGGLMKSNTIDQVSKVPFLGDVPGLGHLFRNTSKLQQKTELVILLKPTVVGVNTWQKELERSRDLLQEWFPEQQQ; this comes from the coding sequence ATGCGTAAAGTTGTTTTAGCCATCTCTCTTGCATCATTGGCAGGGTGTTCTATGGGGCACCGCGATCCTGTAGAAGCGAAAGGTGCTTTGAATGAAGCGATTAATCAGTCAAATAGTCATGCTTTAGAGCAATTGCCTGCCTCGGTGGAAGCGGATTTGATGCCTGACTTGGATGGTATGGCGATCGAGCAAAATAAAACCGTGAAACGTTTTCGCGTCAAGGCGAATGGTGTTGATGCGCGCGCCTTCTTTGCCAGCCTAGTCAAAGGCACAGAGTACAGTGCCGCTATTCACCCGGAGGTGAGTGGCAAGATCACGGTGAACCTTTCTGATGTCACACTCGATGAAGTGCTGGCGGTAGTAAGTGATATGTACGGCTACGATGTGCAGATGGTCGGCAAGGTCATTCAGGTTTATCCTGCGGGGCTACGCACCGTAACCATTCCAGTAGACTATTTGCAATTTAAGCGTGCTGGTCGCTCGTTGACCTCAATTACTACTGGCACCATCACGAACAATGATAACTCCTCGAATAATAATTCGAGTAACTCATCATCATCTTCATCGTCAAGTTCTTCTAACTCATCAAGTAACTCTCGCTCTTCAACGGCAAGTGGCGGCACTGAAATTGAAACCACAAGTGAAAGTGATTTTTGGCCGCAATTACAAATGGCGGTTGCGCAGTTAATTGGTAGTGGTAGCGGACAATCAGTGGTAGTGACGCCTCAAGCGAGTGTGATCACTATACGCGCGTACCCAGATGAGATTCGTCAAGTGCGCGAATTTCTCGGGGTTTCACAACAACGCATGCACCGACAAGTTATTTTGGAAGCCAAGATCCTCGAAGTTACTCTGAGTGATGGCTATCAACAAGGTATTAACTGGAGCAAAGCCTTTACCTCGAATGGTACTAAGTACACTATCGGGCAGGGTTCTACCGCACTTGATAATGGCAGTGCTCCAGCTCTACCAGGGCTAGATACAATCGGGACCTTACTGGGCGGACAGACCAACTTAGTTATCTCCAGTGGCAGCTTTGATGCAGTAATTAGCTTTATGGCTACCCAAGGTGATTTAAATGTGCTTTCAAGCCCACGAGTGACGGCTTCAAATAACCAAAAAGCGGTCATCAAAGTGGGTACCGATGAGTATTTTGTAACCGATCTTTCGAGCGTTGTCGGTTCTGGTGACAACTCTGAACCATCACCGGAAGTTGAACTCACGCCATTTTTCTCTGGTATTTCTCTTGATGTGACTCCGCAAATCGATGACCAAGGAAACGTGCTATTGCATGTGCATCCGGCAGTCATTGAAGTGAATGAGCAAGTAAAAGAGATCGGTTTTGGTGGTAACAAAATTACGTTACCTCTCGCAAGTAGCTCTATTCGAGAGTCTGACTCGGTCATTCGTGCTCAAGATGGCGATGTCGTCGTCATCGGTGGATTAATGAAGTCCAATACGATAGATCAAGTATCTAAAGTGCCATTTTTAGGGGATGTACCTGGGTTAGGGCATCTATTTAGGAATACTTCGAAGTTGCAGCAAAAAACGGAATTGGTGATTTTGCTTAAGCCAACTGTCGTTGGCGTGAACACTTGGCAAAAAGAACTCGAACGTTCACGAGATCTGTTACAAGAATGGTTCCCTGAACAACAACAGTAG
- a CDS encoding tetratricopeptide repeat protein, protein MSAINNALSELSKSQTVTKAQIEKAQVQVVKKTNALPWVIGGFSLSLAVGGWAISQQSMPPSQITSEVTQQPVRAAASSISSPTVKPSQSSEVIYSAPRKVQAVAKQNIAKETSSVPQVSTVEKPLAQVEETDLTTQSSIHLAQVALSRDESVQDNQATQADAAVSSGEVVVEQVELTPTQLAAKAQSRAKKALDANDLASAISHFNDALRYTPRDSEVRQTLAALFYGKGEVRKSVDLLQQGIALAQDDQSLRIAMAKLLIKEQQTSAALTPLVYLPSHPNSEYLSLRAALAQKSGQDDVALESYQLLVQLEPQNGRWWLGLGIQQERAFELDKAQKSYQQALNKVGLSSQSQQFIRDRLALLGRLQEQPNEN, encoded by the coding sequence ATGAGTGCGATTAACAACGCGCTGTCTGAGTTATCTAAATCACAGACGGTTACTAAAGCGCAGATAGAGAAAGCACAAGTACAAGTGGTAAAAAAAACCAACGCTCTGCCGTGGGTTATCGGCGGCTTTAGTTTAAGTCTTGCTGTTGGTGGTTGGGCGATTTCTCAGCAATCAATGCCACCAAGTCAGATTACCAGCGAGGTTACCCAGCAACCCGTGCGTGCCGCTGCTTCGTCGATCTCCTCTCCAACGGTAAAACCATCTCAATCTAGTGAAGTCATTTATTCGGCTCCTCGTAAGGTGCAAGCGGTGGCGAAACAGAACATCGCCAAAGAAACCTCGTCAGTGCCTCAAGTCTCGACAGTAGAAAAGCCTCTAGCGCAGGTTGAAGAAACGGATTTGACCACTCAATCATCTATACATCTTGCTCAGGTTGCGCTTTCGCGTGATGAAAGTGTGCAGGATAATCAAGCAACACAAGCGGATGCAGCAGTCTCTTCGGGGGAAGTGGTTGTTGAACAAGTTGAGTTAACGCCAACTCAGCTCGCAGCCAAAGCACAAAGCCGAGCTAAAAAAGCGCTGGATGCCAATGATCTTGCCAGCGCAATAAGCCACTTTAACGATGCATTGCGTTACACCCCACGTGATAGCGAGGTACGTCAAACCTTGGCGGCGCTATTTTATGGTAAAGGTGAAGTCCGGAAATCTGTGGATCTATTGCAGCAAGGGATCGCGCTTGCTCAGGATGATCAGAGTTTACGAATCGCGATGGCCAAATTGCTGATTAAAGAGCAGCAAACTAGCGCGGCATTGACGCCATTAGTTTATTTGCCTAGTCACCCAAACAGCGAATATTTATCACTACGTGCAGCGTTAGCACAAAAAAGTGGCCAAGATGATGTGGCTCTAGAGAGCTATCAGTTATTGGTGCAGTTAGAGCCGCAAAATGGGCGCTGGTGGTTGGGACTCGGTATTCAACAAGAGCGAGCATTCGAGCTTGATAAGGCGCAGAAATCGTATCAACAGGCGCTAAACAAGGTGGGTTTGTCTAGCCAGTCTCAGCAATTTATCCGTGACCGTTTGGCTTTGCTAGGTCGTTTACAGGAGCAGCCAAATGAAAATTAA
- a CDS encoding MSHA biogenesis protein MshK, which produces MVNKALLIVFGFSFAAMASQDPTAPLNWQQAPKAVAKKKVVQPRVPNLQSIVCGESRDCYAILDGHTKATGENIAGFRVKQISADYVTVTRGSKQWKLELFPLEVKQ; this is translated from the coding sequence GTGGTTAATAAAGCCCTACTCATCGTCTTTGGATTCTCTTTTGCTGCGATGGCATCTCAAGATCCCACCGCACCACTGAATTGGCAGCAAGCCCCTAAAGCGGTTGCTAAGAAAAAAGTGGTGCAGCCGCGTGTGCCTAACTTGCAAAGTATTGTGTGCGGCGAAAGTCGTGATTGTTATGCCATTTTAGATGGGCATACCAAAGCTACAGGCGAAAATATTGCTGGATTTAGAGTTAAGCAAATCAGTGCTGACTACGTCACAGTGACCCGCGGCAGTAAACAGTGGAAACTGGAACTGTTCCCCCTAGAAGTAAAACAATAA
- the csrD gene encoding RNase E specificity factor CsrD, which yields MRYTPTLKLSTRLVAFVTVIVISAMFILFLGGTLSFRSLGHVYLNQSLNGIVEVVDKEMEDPDAAYSMQRWMPKMLQASNIVEMELSSQAGVIYRYRDTSSKIDPSLFYHAEYPLERNSGFKIKFTAVPPYVGYGYSLEALWSITLAVALVIFCLIRGLKWLEEQLLGSELLEERGRMILAGRVEEFAKGDLREWPYTASEALDRLIDELQDARQERSRFDTFIRTQTFLDQLTGTANRVLFDSKLEAALSESGSHGGAMLIRIDDWDRVKEEVDKQAANQFIIAMGEAINKVILRYPDIILSRYYEADFAVFAPHLGTKEMASIANNCLKRFENLQLPEPLDKENWCHIGITMFREGERQGKILDETETALKSARLQQMNTWTRFNKLSPQEEERGSVRWRTLFDQVLTPDSVYIFSQPCYLLEDQQPQLIHHELFVRILDPQKGLIKASRFNTAIESVGYESVLDRSVFLAVARFLKASKNSLCYSINLHVTPFASKKYFRWFRDELLQLPTEKRQRLLFEFAEARLVQHLDYMRPVIKMLNGLGCRVVVGQAGRSIVSTYYLKELSIDYLKLHRSLIKQIDHRHENQLFVRSLLGACEGLHTQVIAVGVDQKQEYNTLLTLGVQGVQGRYFAPEEQMIPELQADKPSQSKSNIQIGRRNRWRRS from the coding sequence ATGAGGTATACGCCTACCTTAAAATTGAGTACGCGCTTGGTTGCTTTTGTAACTGTGATCGTGATAAGTGCGATGTTTATTTTGTTCTTGGGTGGTACGTTATCGTTTCGTAGCCTCGGACACGTTTACCTCAATCAGTCCCTCAATGGAATTGTCGAAGTCGTCGACAAAGAGATGGAAGATCCTGACGCTGCGTATTCTATGCAACGTTGGATGCCAAAGATGCTACAAGCATCGAACATCGTTGAGATGGAGCTTTCTTCGCAAGCGGGAGTCATTTACCGTTATCGCGACACCTCCTCTAAAATAGACCCGTCTTTGTTTTATCACGCTGAATATCCTCTTGAGCGGAACAGCGGTTTTAAAATCAAATTTACTGCCGTTCCACCGTATGTTGGCTATGGCTACTCTCTTGAGGCGCTCTGGTCAATTACCTTGGCAGTGGCTTTAGTTATTTTCTGCCTTATACGTGGCTTGAAATGGCTGGAAGAACAGCTACTTGGCTCAGAGTTACTCGAAGAGCGAGGGCGGATGATTTTGGCGGGTCGTGTCGAGGAGTTTGCCAAAGGTGATCTTCGAGAATGGCCCTATACTGCGAGTGAAGCCCTTGATCGTCTTATTGATGAACTGCAAGACGCACGTCAAGAGCGCAGTCGTTTTGATACTTTTATTCGTACCCAAACTTTTCTTGATCAGCTAACAGGAACAGCAAATCGAGTTCTGTTTGATAGCAAATTGGAAGCGGCACTTTCCGAAAGCGGCTCTCATGGTGGTGCGATGCTGATCCGTATTGATGATTGGGATCGAGTGAAAGAAGAGGTCGATAAGCAGGCGGCTAATCAGTTCATCATTGCGATGGGTGAAGCGATTAATAAGGTGATTTTGCGTTATCCCGATATTATTTTATCCCGCTATTATGAAGCGGACTTTGCCGTATTTGCCCCACATTTAGGCACTAAAGAAATGGCAAGCATTGCAAATAACTGTCTGAAAAGATTTGAAAACTTGCAGTTACCTGAACCATTGGATAAAGAGAATTGGTGTCATATTGGTATTACCATGTTCCGAGAAGGGGAACGACAAGGAAAAATACTGGATGAAACAGAAACTGCGCTGAAGAGTGCTCGTCTACAGCAAATGAATACTTGGACGCGCTTTAACAAACTCTCTCCACAAGAAGAAGAGCGGGGAAGTGTTCGTTGGCGAACGTTGTTTGATCAAGTATTAACGCCAGATAGTGTCTATATTTTTTCGCAACCATGCTATTTGCTCGAAGATCAACAGCCTCAATTGATCCACCATGAGTTGTTCGTACGGATTCTCGATCCCCAGAAAGGATTGATTAAAGCGTCACGTTTTAACACTGCAATCGAGTCTGTTGGCTATGAAAGTGTTTTAGATCGTTCTGTTTTTTTGGCGGTCGCCAGATTTTTGAAAGCGTCAAAAAATAGTTTATGTTACTCTATCAACCTTCATGTGACTCCTTTTGCTAGCAAGAAGTACTTTCGTTGGTTCAGGGATGAGTTACTACAACTACCAACTGAAAAACGTCAGCGATTGTTATTTGAGTTTGCAGAAGCTCGACTCGTGCAGCATCTCGACTATATGAGACCTGTAATAAAGATGCTAAATGGGTTAGGTTGTCGAGTTGTCGTAGGGCAAGCGGGGCGATCGATTGTCAGTACTTACTACCTAAAAGAACTATCAATTGATTATCTTAAGCTTCACCGTAGCTTGATAAAGCAAATTGATCATCGGCATGAAAATCAATTGTTTGTACGCAGTTTACTGGGCGCATGTGAAGGTTTACATACTCAAGTTATCGCGGTTGGTGTCGATCAAAAGCAAGAGTACAATACGCTGCTGACACTTGGTGTACAGGGCGTTCAAGGGCGCTACTTTGCCCCTGAAGAACAAATGATACCAGAACTGCAAGCAGACAAACCTAGTCAGTCCAAGTCAAACATTCAAATTGGGCGGCGTAACCGTTGGCGAAGAAGTTAG
- a CDS encoding GspE/PulE family protein: MKIKLRKRLGDLLVEEGIITEQQVEQALQAQKASGRKLGATLIDLGFLTEKQMLSFLAQQLDVPLIDLSRMNVDIDAVQLLPEVHARRLRALVIGRNQDTLRVAMSDPADLFAQESLLSQLPQYAIDFVIAPEKQLVDGFDRYYRRTKEIASFAEQLQAEHQVNEAFDFNIEDADSDEVTVVKLINSLFEDAIQVGASDIHIEPDANILRLRQRIDGVLHETLLNEVNIAPALVLRLKLMANLDISEKRLPQDGRFNIKAKGQSVDIRMSTMPVQYGESVVMRLLNQSSGVRKLEESGLPADLLARLRAQLRRPHGMILVTGPTGSGKTTTLYGALSELNEPSKKIITVEDPVEYRLPRVNQVQVNSKINLDFSTILRSFLRQDPDIILVGEMRDQETVEIGLRAALTGHLVLSTLHTNDAVDSALRMMDMGAPGYLVASAVRAVVAQRLVRKVCPDCKTEHHLEESHRQWLMERFPNQVEASFVRGRGCQNCNLTGYRGRIGVFEILELEQNMMDALRANDAVGFTQIARSSENYKPLLASAMELAMQGVVSFEEVMNLGEGDTSGSVQAIYL; encoded by the coding sequence ATGAAAATTAAGTTAAGAAAGCGCCTTGGCGATTTGTTGGTTGAAGAAGGGATCATTACCGAACAACAAGTTGAACAAGCACTGCAAGCTCAGAAAGCGTCGGGGCGTAAGCTTGGCGCGACGTTAATCGACCTCGGCTTTTTGACTGAAAAGCAAATGTTGAGCTTCCTCGCGCAACAATTGGATGTACCGCTTATCGATCTTAGCCGCATGAATGTAGATATTGATGCGGTGCAACTGCTGCCAGAAGTGCATGCTCGTCGTCTTCGAGCGTTAGTGATTGGACGTAACCAAGATACGCTGCGCGTCGCGATGAGTGACCCGGCCGACTTGTTTGCTCAAGAATCCCTGTTATCTCAACTTCCACAATACGCAATTGACTTTGTTATCGCGCCAGAAAAGCAATTGGTGGATGGTTTTGACCGATACTATCGTCGTACCAAAGAGATCGCGTCATTTGCCGAGCAATTACAAGCAGAGCATCAAGTTAATGAAGCATTTGATTTTAATATTGAAGATGCGGATAGCGATGAAGTTACCGTTGTAAAGCTAATCAACTCTTTGTTTGAAGATGCCATCCAAGTTGGCGCTTCGGATATCCATATTGAGCCCGATGCGAATATCTTGCGCTTGCGCCAACGTATCGATGGAGTACTGCATGAAACTCTACTCAATGAAGTGAATATCGCTCCAGCTCTGGTTTTACGTCTAAAACTGATGGCGAACTTGGACATTTCTGAGAAGCGCTTACCTCAAGATGGTCGCTTTAACATTAAAGCGAAGGGACAGTCGGTAGATATACGTATGTCGACGATGCCCGTGCAGTATGGTGAGTCTGTGGTAATGCGTTTGCTCAACCAATCATCAGGGGTCCGTAAGCTAGAAGAATCAGGGTTGCCAGCAGATTTGCTTGCTCGACTTCGAGCTCAATTGCGACGTCCTCACGGTATGATTTTGGTTACAGGACCGACGGGGTCGGGTAAAACCACCACCTTGTATGGCGCGCTAAGCGAACTTAATGAGCCTAGTAAGAAAATTATTACCGTTGAAGATCCGGTCGAGTATCGCTTGCCACGAGTGAACCAAGTGCAGGTTAATTCGAAGATCAATTTAGATTTCTCTACCATCTTGCGCAGCTTTTTACGTCAAGACCCAGATATTATTCTTGTTGGTGAGATGCGCGACCAAGAAACAGTAGAAATTGGTTTGCGAGCCGCTTTAACCGGTCACCTTGTGTTGAGTACTCTGCATACCAACGATGCAGTTGATAGTGCATTGCGCATGATGGATATGGGGGCTCCAGGCTATTTGGTTGCCAGTGCTGTGAGAGCTGTTGTCGCACAGCGACTCGTGCGCAAGGTATGCCCTGACTGTAAGACTGAGCACCATTTGGAAGAGAGCCATCGCCAATGGTTGATGGAGCGATTCCCAAACCAAGTCGAGGCGAGCTTTGTCAGAGGGCGTGGGTGTCAAAACTGCAACTTAACCGGCTACCGAGGACGTATCGGTGTATTTGAAATCCTCGAGCTTGAGCAGAACATGATGGATGCTCTGCGTGCAAATGACGCAGTTGGCTTCACTCAAATCGCGCGCAGCTCTGAAAACTACAAACCATTACTCGCGTCGGCTATGGAATTGGCGATGCAAGGAGTCGTGAGCTTTGAAGAAGTCATGAACCTTGGCGAAGGTGATACCTCTGGCAGCGTTCAAGCGATCTACTTGTAG
- a CDS encoding ExeA family protein yields the protein MYLERFGFSQLPFHLTPNTELFLGLEPHYEAIQVVNSALSMGEGLIKVTGEVGTGKTMVCRMLVNHFEPHIQLVYLPNPALSGDELRQAVASELAVECLDKTKLVEQIQMRLVALAKQGKQVVVLVDEAQALSDEALEVLRLFGNLETEQNKLLQIVLFGQPELDIRLEQYHLRQFRQRITFSAKLRALSLDETVAYIDSRLAKAGAKMAVFSVPQQKAIWRASYGVPRLINQICHKSLVLASSQSLNTVTNGDLYHAIHDTFDACKPKFKSPVLWGWSKA from the coding sequence ATGTATCTAGAGCGCTTTGGTTTTAGTCAGCTGCCTTTCCACCTCACGCCCAATACCGAACTGTTTCTTGGGCTTGAGCCTCATTATGAAGCGATTCAAGTGGTTAACTCGGCTCTTTCGATGGGGGAAGGGCTGATAAAAGTGACAGGTGAAGTCGGCACTGGCAAAACAATGGTATGTCGCATGCTCGTCAACCATTTTGAGCCTCATATCCAGTTGGTTTATTTACCTAATCCTGCTCTTTCTGGGGATGAACTGAGACAAGCCGTTGCCAGCGAACTTGCCGTAGAGTGTCTTGATAAAACCAAGCTTGTAGAACAAATTCAAATGCGCTTAGTGGCTCTAGCCAAGCAAGGTAAGCAAGTTGTTGTACTGGTGGATGAGGCGCAAGCTCTGAGTGATGAAGCGCTGGAAGTGTTGCGCCTATTTGGCAATTTGGAAACAGAGCAGAACAAACTACTGCAGATTGTGTTATTTGGACAACCAGAGCTGGATATTCGTTTGGAGCAATATCACCTGCGCCAGTTTCGCCAACGGATCACCTTCAGTGCAAAGTTGAGAGCCTTGTCTCTCGATGAAACGGTTGCTTATATCGATAGTCGGCTTGCCAAGGCAGGGGCGAAGATGGCGGTATTTTCTGTGCCACAACAGAAAGCAATTTGGCGAGCGAGTTATGGAGTTCCAAGGCTTATCAATCAGATTTGCCATAAAAGTTTAGTGTTGGCTAGCAGTCAAAGCCTCAATACGGTAACGAATGGTGATTTGTATCATGCCATTCACGACACATTTGATGCTTGCAAACCAAAGTTTAAAAGCCCGGTTTTATGGGGATGGAGTAAAGCATGA